From Sodalis glossinidius str. 'morsitans', the proteins below share one genomic window:
- a CDS encoding RidA family protein, producing the protein MSIKRYGIEGGTGTGGQHLPFSSAVEAGGWLYVSGQTPMLHGEVVEGGIVEQSRLAIQNCLNIMKQAGYGLEHVVHVKVFLTDARYFQSFNKVFREVFGEHPPARVCCLADLVVDCKVEVDVTCYNAARVNG; encoded by the coding sequence ATGAGTATCAAACGTTATGGCATTGAAGGTGGCACCGGCACGGGCGGGCAACATCTGCCGTTCTCCAGTGCGGTAGAAGCCGGCGGCTGGCTGTACGTATCCGGTCAGACGCCGATGCTCCATGGAGAAGTGGTGGAAGGCGGTATCGTCGAACAGTCGCGTCTGGCCATCCAGAACTGCCTCAATATTATGAAGCAGGCGGGCTACGGCCTGGAGCATGTGGTGCACGTCAAAGTTTTTCTGACCGATGCCCGTTACTTCCAATCGTTCAATAAAGTCTTCCGCGAGGTCTTTGGCGAACACCCTCCCGCCCGCGTGTGTTGCTTGGCGGACCTGGTGGTGGACTGCAAGGTGGAAGTGGACGTCACCTGTTATAACGCGGCGCGGGTAAACGGCTAA